AGCCGAGGTCGGTCGACTCGAGCAGCAGCACCGCCCCGACGGCGCAGATGACCAGCACGACCAGGTGGCGGAGCAGGGTGTTGCGCGGCAGCAGCGAGCGGCCGCCGGTGGCCTGGGCCGAGCTGGCGTTCGCCGCGGCCGTGGCGGTGGACGGTGCGTCGGAGGAGGCCGCGCCGGCGCCGGCCGGGGAGGCGGGGGTCTGCAGGTCGCTCATGCCGCTCATGCCCTCCGTGTCTGGGTCGTCGAGAAGAGGCCACCGGGCCGGACGAGCAGGACCACGACGAGGATCACCAGGGCCGCCATGCCGACCAGCTCGTCGCCGACGTAGCCGCGGACGTAGCTGAGCGCGAGGCCGAGCAGCAGCCCGCCGACGACGGCGCCGATCGGGGAGTCCAGGCCGCCGAGCACCGCGGCGACGAAGCCGAAGACGATCAGCGCGTCCATGTAGGTCGGCGTCACGAAGGTCACCTCGGCGGCGATGAGCATGCCGGCCAGCGAGCCGACGACGGCGGCCAGCGCCCAGCCGAGGGTGAGCATCCGGCCCACCCGCACGCCGAGCAGCCGGGCGACCTCCTGGCCGAACGCCGAGGCGCGCATGGCCAGGCCGACGCGGGTGAACCGGAACAGCGCGGTGAGCCCGAGCATCACCAGCAGCACCGCGCCGAGGGTGAACAGGGTGTTCGGGCTCAGCGCGAGGCCGAAGTCGCCGACGCGGAAGCCGATGGTCGAGAACGGTGCCACGAAGGCCCGCTGGTTCACCCCGAAGAGGACCGAGATCAGGGCCTGGATGGCGATGAAGAGACCCAGCGTCACGATCACCGCGTTGAGCTCCGGGCCACCCTCCACCGGCCGGATGACCAGCCGCTCGACGACGGCGCCGAGCACCAGCCCGGCCAGCAGGGCCACGGCGAGACCGACCCAGTAGGACTGGCCGCCCTCGATGAGGGACAGCGCGATGAACGTCGTGATCGCGGCCATGGCGCCCTGCGCGAAGTTGACGATCCGGGTGGACCGCCAGATCAGCACGAGAGCGAGCGCGAAGGCCGCGTACACCGCCCCGGTGATGACCCCGCCGAGGGTGAGGTTGACGAACTGCTGCACGGAGGAGCTGCCTTCCTGGTGGCGCGGAGGAGCGGGCGGGGGCTAGAAGCCGAGGTAGGCGTGCCGGAGGTCCTCGTCGCCGGCCAGTCGGGCGGCGTCGTCGGTGACGACGACGCGGCCCAGGTTGAGGACGATGCCCGTGTCGGCCACCGACAGCGCGCTGCGGGCGTTCTGCTCGACCAGCAGCACCGACAGACCCTCGGTGTCGACCAGGTGGCGGACCATCGCGAAGATCTGCGCGACGATCCGCGGGGCCAGGCCCAGCGACGGCTCGTCGAGCAGCAGCACCTTCGGCCGGGCGAGCAGCGCGCGCCCGATGACGAGCATCTGCCGCTCTCCACCGGAGAGCGTGTGCGCCGTCTGGTTGCGGCGCTCGGCGATGCGCGGGAAGAACGTGTAGACGCGGTCGAACTCCTCCGACCCGACCTTGCCGCGGAACAGCGCGCCGACCCGCAGGTTCTCGTCCACGGTCAGCTCGGCGATGACGCCGCGGCCCTCGGGCACGTGCGCCATGCCCTTGGTGACCATGGCCTCGACCGGCGCGCGGGTGACGTCCTCGCCGCCCAGGACCACCCGCCCGGCGGTGGGGCGGACCAGGCCGCTGATGGTGCGCAGCAGCGTCGTCTTCCCGGCGCCGTTGGCCCCGAGGACGGCGGTGATGTGGCCCTGCTCCGCCTGCAGGGTCACGCCGTCGAGCGCCCGCACCGGGCCGTAGGCGGCCGACAGCCCCTCGACGGAGAGGACGGCGTCGGCGGTCGCGGTGCCGCCGGCCGGAGCCGGCGCGCCCTTCGACAGCCCGACGGCGGAGGCGCCCGAGGCGCTGCTGCCGTGGGCGGTGGTGTCAGCCACGCTGGCTCCCCCCGTCGGTGGCCGCCAGCTCGGCGGCGTCGGCCTCGGCGTCGACGGCGTCGCCGAGGTAGGCCTCGGTGACCGCCGGGTCGTTCTGCACCTGCTCGGGGGTGCCGGCGGCGATCT
This region of Geodermatophilus bullaregiensis genomic DNA includes:
- a CDS encoding branched-chain amino acid ABC transporter permease, encoding MQQFVNLTLGGVITGAVYAAFALALVLIWRSTRIVNFAQGAMAAITTFIALSLIEGGQSYWVGLAVALLAGLVLGAVVERLVIRPVEGGPELNAVIVTLGLFIAIQALISVLFGVNQRAFVAPFSTIGFRVGDFGLALSPNTLFTLGAVLLVMLGLTALFRFTRVGLAMRASAFGQEVARLLGVRVGRMLTLGWALAAVVGSLAGMLIAAEVTFVTPTYMDALIVFGFVAAVLGGLDSPIGAVVGGLLLGLALSYVRGYVGDELVGMAALVILVVVLLVRPGGLFSTTQTRRA
- a CDS encoding ABC transporter ATP-binding protein, yielding MADTTAHGSSASGASAVGLSKGAPAPAGGTATADAVLSVEGLSAAYGPVRALDGVTLQAEQGHITAVLGANGAGKTTLLRTISGLVRPTAGRVVLGGEDVTRAPVEAMVTKGMAHVPEGRGVIAELTVDENLRVGALFRGKVGSEEFDRVYTFFPRIAERRNQTAHTLSGGERQMLVIGRALLARPKVLLLDEPSLGLAPRIVAQIFAMVRHLVDTEGLSVLLVEQNARSALSVADTGIVLNLGRVVVTDDAARLAGDEDLRHAYLGF